The DNA window TACTTTCTCCATCAAGATGTGAAAAGATCACgtctttctgcttgacttgaCATCCACACAGTTACCTGTTGATTTTTGAGTTGACCGATTAATAGTTGGACAGCtaaaggtgcttaataggaaatctttttatttagttttttttttttattttatctttgttgATTCTCAAGGAAGTATCATTTACATGACCTCAGGCCTCTACATCACAAAACTAACttcaatatttgaaataagGTGGACAAGTAGAACATTACGTTAtaacagtcaaaacaaaaatgcaacttCACTTCCCTGACAAAGACTATAAAGCAAGGAGTGAAAGAGAgcgtgaaagaaaaataaaaaagagaaaaattaagttagaaatgtaaaaagtggggcgtgccgtggtggcgtaggggttagcgcgacccacatttggaggcctcaagtcctcgacgcggcggtcgcgggttcgactcccggacccggcgacatttaccgcatgtcttcccccctctcctaccctgtttcctgtcagcctacttcataaaaagggacactagagcccacaaaaagaccccctggaggggttacaaaaaaaaaaaaaaaaaaaaaagaaatgtaaaaagcaaaccacaaaaagaaagaatacaCCAACGAAAAacagtattaaataattatgaaGTATGTCTATCATAGGAGAGTGGATTATCGAGGCGATTTCATCAAGTTTGGTCTCTAGAAATGAAATCAGATCTTTTAAGTTTCAAATAGCCACTGACAGAATTGTTCAGTCTTGTGATTGAGaggctgttatttttttccattttatacaTCTTAAATGTTACGTCGATTCAGTCGTCTAAAGTTGGTTTGTCTTGTGATAACCATTTTCTATTAATGTCTTTCTTACTTGCTACTAAAAAAATAGTCATCAGAAGCTTTTTGAAGCTTCTTGAGGAATTATGCCAAAATACCTAAGTTTGATCTCCAAAGGAatgttctgctggaaaatgTCTTGCAAGGCACTATTTATCTCTTTCCAGTAATCTTTTATGATTGGGCAGTCCCAGAAGACACGATAATGGTTTGCGTTTTGATTTCTACTTTTTCTCCAACATGTAGGAGGATTCCCATCGTAGTGGCGTTTCTGAGCAGGTGTGATAAAAGAATCTTACCAGATTATTCCAGGAAATctgtttaaaacagaatttgaGCCAAGCGAAGTTATGccagttatgtttttgtctcGTATGcaaaatttgtattttgcaATGTTGTGGCTTAATTACTGCCAACTATGTTGTTCTCTCTGAAAACGGCCCTTCTTTGAGTCTGTATACGCCCTAAAcaatcaattacaaaattagtttattatCATGTCAattatcgattaatcacgattaatccaattaattgattCAACCCTAGACATATCCTTCAACTTTAAAGATTGATCTATTTCGCTACAACTGTCCTTGCTTGCGCTAGCTCTCCACAAGCAAAATAAAGCACAAGAACTCTATGAAGACTTTTAACTACAACTTTTAACTTTGTATCATGTCACAGTTTATATCAGTTTAAGTCTGTTATGGAATCGTGTAGAATATATGCATCAATTGGGTCCCTTGGTAAGCGTCTGCAacaaaaaaccttcaaaaaaattcagaatttacTGCAGCATGTTGAGAAGAGTTTGTTTTTAGCAACACAAGTTGCATAAATAATGCAACCATTAACAGCTAAATATTAATGACTATTTTCTGTGATACATAAATATAGCAAATTGAATTTTTGCAGCTCTCTGAAGAACCGAAGCAAAGAGCGGCATCTTGTGTTGACcaagtctccatggcaaccatttgtTATAATCTTCATCACTCTTgattaaggatttttttaaagctgctttagCCTGTCCTTCCCAACATAAAcatatttctctctcttctAAAGGCTCAGGAAACATTATTAAAAGTCATGGCATCGTGAACTCACCAGGAGACTTTGGAAATCTCCaccagaaaactcaaaataggTCATTattaggtcttttttttttaaaacaaatattcaaaaaataTGGCCAAATCAACAGAAATCATTAACCAGTCACAAAACCAATCTTTCATCAGACATGCATGCCTTCTCTGGGTATTCCAGCTCCCTCCTGCAGGAGGAAGGATTTGATTTCTTCACCAAATATATGTGTTCAAAGACagcattgtattttcatacagaTGTAATAAAAGATGCATCTATTTTAGGGCTTTTGATTCATCTTTACCTAGGATGAAAACAGACTTTGAGCAAAAATTGGACAAATTTATCCTGCAAACTAAGTTGATCAGATATCAACCAGTCATGGCCTAAGTTATTTTTTAGCCAAAATTGACTTTGGCAAGAAAATCACCACCtctttatttccaaaatatgttttaggcacaaaaaaataagtcacttttgacaaaaaaatgactttggccattattttaggaaggtagTGACATTCAGCTGGGCTCTGACAGCAGCTTCCTGTAGTGTAAAATAACACTGTGGACGGAGTGACAGTAAACCAACACATAATGAGGTCAAAACATATTAAAAGTtacgttaaaaaaaatattttttaaagtcacagaaaacatttagatttaggAATACAGACAGATTTAGGTGAATGTAAGGTGAGCTTATTATTCTTTAGTCACTTTCACATGTGTGTTTACTCATGAATGAAtgtaatattattaaaatgaacagtTCTGTTAAAGACGTTTTAAAGAACATAACAGGTTTGTGAAGAAACTGATCAAACCTAATTATAGTTTCATATTCAACAGCTTAACGTCAGGGAGGTAAAGTGAGACAAAGAAGCTTACCAATAGGAAACAAGCAGTGAAGGCAAATCCAGGAACGCTGGTGTGAAACCAAGTCATTGTGAAAGGGGGTTAGAGCAAAATGggacatgaaaataaatatttaaactttcgGTTCATTGTTTCTCTAATAAGCAAACGTAGCTTCCTCTGGCTATCCGACACCTGCCGGTTGCGTCTCGGACAAACAGCAGTTGCGCGAGCACACGCCCCGCAGAACGCGGCACTACCTGATATTCTGGTGTGGCAGGTTCAAGGTTCAGTGTGAATCACCTCTAAAGAGAAAGTGCCGTGCTGGAAAGGGCTCGTCCGTGCAGCGCCGCCGCGAAGCTTCACATTGACATCATGTGTTATTCTAGCAGGGATTTGATCCGTAGGACTGCTGCATCAAAGAGTCGGAGTTAATTTAAAGTGCTCGAGCCAAGGCTTCAACATCAGCCCACGCTCTCTTTGGCCTACGCCCACACAAGACTTTGAAGCGATCTGATGTGAAAAGCAACCTGATATCACAGCCAAAATTAATTACCCATGGGCTATTGACTTTATGTGTTTCAAAGAGAATGAAACATTGGTAATGATGCGGATGGGTTGTTTGAGTGACCACACAGAAACATGAGCCCGACCTTCTTGTCTATATAAACGATGATTACTGCGAGCATCGCCGCGGGCTTCAGACGTACAGTCTCTATTAGACGGCTGACATTTGACTGAGGGCTTCAAAGGCCTAGCAAGTTATTTTAGAAGAGTATTTTCAAGGCATTCAAAACTTTGCAAGTTTTATTCAATGGCTTTGCAGGACTTGTGCAATTTTGGAGATATCTTTCAGGAAAGTGTAGGCACTGCGAGAAATGTAATGGCAGTTGGGCAAAGGAAATCTTGTAGCTATGCAACTGGTGTGGCCTTGAGCAATAGCACAAGCCTATTCCATTTTTATATTCCAGAAGCGTGTTATCTGGATGAAAGCCCGATACAGTTTGGGCAAATCAGCACAATGCAGAGCTCAAGTGGAATCCCATCTCAAGAAACGCTCCCAATACATTCCTCTTTGCCTGAAAGTCTTCCTTTCACTTCCTCTCAAGTCGTGCCACTTCCCTTCCCCATGGCTCATGGGACCACCACCCTAGCTTTCATGTTCCAGGGCGGCGTCCTGGCTGCGGCAGACACTCGCTCCAGCTGCTCGGGGCTCGTAGCGTGCCCGGCCTCCCAGAAGATCCTGCCCATTCACAGCCACTTGGTGGGCACCACTTCGGGAACCTCGGCTGACTGCGCGCTTTGGAAACGGATCCTCTCCAGAGAGCTGCGCCTCTACCAGCTCCGCTACGGACGGCGTTTGTCCACGAGGGGGGCCGCCAAGCTGCTCTCACACATGCTGCATCCTTTCAAGGGAACCGAGCTCTGCGTGGCTGCCACGCTGTGTGGGTGGGATGGAGGAGAGCCGGATGATGGATGTCGTGACCACGAAGGCTCAGAGATGGATCATGGCGAAAGCAGAGAGACTACAAAGACTCCAAAGGCTCACCTGGAAAAGACTGCGGGTGCCCCTGGTGAAAAGGTCTCTGTTTCCAAGACTCGAAGCTCTTCTTTCACAAAGCAGCAGTGTTCCAGGAGAAAAATAAGTTTCTCTGGTCCCAGTCTGTTTTATGTATGCAGCGATGGCACTCGCCTGGAGGGATCGCTCTTTTCTGTGGGCTCAGGATCACCCTACGCCTACTCCATCTTAGACCAAGGGGTTCGGTGGGGCCTGACCGTGGAGGAGGCCACATCAATAGCAAGGGAAGCTGTGTACAGGGCCACCCACAGGGATGCGTACTCTGGGAACTTCGTGGATGTCTATCACGTCACTTCAAAAGGATGGACTCGTAGGACGCGCGAGGACTTGAAAGAGGAGTattacagagaaaaagaaagacgaAGACTTGAGAGGGAGAGACGAGGCACGACTTTGTCAGGGTAAAGACGAGaagcaaacaaaaggaaacatcagtagaaaaagaaaagcaaacaccGGGCTGTATTTTGGAGAAACAAGGCTGTATCTTTGGAGCAAATGCTAAATTAATGAACAAGACAGGCTGTCGCATCCTCCAGGCTATCTCTCTGAAGATTTGGGCATGCACATTATTCCATTTAATAAACAGctgatgttttgtttgcagTGACGATAAAAACTGCTCTTGCAGCGTTGAGCGCTGCTGGCTGCCATTTTGATGTAGATGTCAAAGGATTATAAATCATTTCATCTGGGATAATTACCACCTACCTCTTAATGTGCTTTAATCACAGAAacaagagagagaagcagacaATGAGTAGTGTGAGGACCTCAAGTTGAGGCCTGTTGATGTATTGTTGTGTGTGGGGAAACACATTAACTCCAGCAATAAAAGAGCAGCGGCTGAAAACTGATTTGTGCCTACTGTCGGAACACTTCTGAATTTTCGTTGACGCgtcaataaattaatgaatacaTGAGGTTTGGCTGAACTTGCCTGTTGGTTTTGTGTGAGCGCCGCGCTCGTAAatacaagttattattattcaaatgaCAGTGACTCTGCGGAAAGACGGTGAAAGAAATTGGGTGGTTAATCCTATCGTGAGGTCACACCTTCTTGAATTTCTAGTGAAAATACTGGCCTAGAGGTTCCCACATGGGAGGCGTTTTATGGCACATGGGCAAGCGTTGCTTGGAAATCCGTTTTCCCATAAAGATGTGATGAGCTAATTCATAcgtattttgatttattgcctgtgacaaaaatttaaatggtGAACATATCCATATGTGTGCACTCAGCGTGTCTATATGCTATTAACAgtgtaaaataaatcacacGCAAGGATGCCTGACAGCAGCACGAGCAGAGATGTCCTCTCCTACCAATGTCTGATCGACTGCGTCTGTGAGAGTGAGAAGGAGAAGCATTATTCACCCATCTGATCTATGATAACCACCATTGGAAGGCCAATAATGGAGGGATTATTGagcacaagcaaaaaaaaaaaaaggaatacagTGGCTTGCAACAGCATTCACGCCCCCTTGAATGTTTCACATTTCGTCACATTACAAGCACAAACTTCAGTTGACAGGGCAACTATTCATTCTGCATTGCACAAAATTTGGCCATTTTTGAGAAAAGACCTGAAAACTTGTTTGCGGTTTTCCAGGGGTTATGCAGCAAAAGTgaaagaaggtgctctggtcagatgagacctaTATGCCACATTATGGCctgcataaaaaaatgtatgcagGTCATACATCTACTGTAATATACAGTACAATATATTACTGTACtgtaatatacagtatgtggcAGAAAACACACACTACTAACTACCCTGGCAATATCTTCCAAACTGTAACACATAGTGGTGAGCATCaggctgtgggaatgcttttctaAAGCAGGATAAGAAagattttttgttcatttagctccaattcacaacaaatgccaTCTGAAGGCAAGACAGagcagttacatttatttacagaaatataaaagaaaatcaaataacGTAGATGTAAGTTAATCTAGAGTGGACACCTGATTCTGGCAGGGTTAGGGACGGCAGCCGCCTGTGAACAGCTTAAACTCCGTCTGAATGACAACTTGTGGCAAGAATTGAAATctgatgttcacagacactTTGCATCCAGCTAACACTGAGAATGTTACGATTCAGAGAGCCTTAATGCAACCCATATAGCATAATAGAGCAAAAATAGGAAAAAGCTCAAGGGGTATACATACTTTAGGAAGGCATAGCAACAAAACGGATGGTTCAGTCTTGAAAGCTGGTAGGGAGAGACCCAtttaaagattgaaaaaaaaagaacacttaggtttaaaaatcaaatgagCAGCAGACGTCTTCCAACAAAAACGGAGGGATGAGCTCTGAACATGTTTTGCACAGTGCACTCTCAAATCCTCCCTACTACTCCTTGACCTCACTTTGTGCCTGCTCTGTACTTGGCATTAATAAACCTCTGCA is part of the Xiphophorus hellerii strain 12219 chromosome 9, Xiphophorus_hellerii-4.1, whole genome shotgun sequence genome and encodes:
- the psmb11b gene encoding proteasome subunit beta type-11b — protein: MALQDLCNFGDIFQESVGTARNVMAVGQRKSCSYATGVALSNSTSLFHFYIPEACYLDESPIQFGQISTMQSSSGIPSQETLPIHSSLPESLPFTSSQVVPLPFPMAHGTTTLAFMFQGGVLAAADTRSSCSGLVACPASQKILPIHSHLVGTTSGTSADCALWKRILSRELRLYQLRYGRRLSTRGAAKLLSHMLHPFKGTELCVAATLCGWDGGEPDDGCRDHEGSEMDHGESRETTKTPKAHLEKTAGAPGEKVSVSKTRSSSFTKQQCSRRKISFSGPSLFYVCSDGTRLEGSLFSVGSGSPYAYSILDQGVRWGLTVEEATSIAREAVYRATHRDAYSGNFVDVYHVTSKGWTRRTREDLKEEYYREKERRRLERERRGTTLSG